A region from the Melopsittacus undulatus isolate bMelUnd1 chromosome 13, bMelUnd1.mat.Z, whole genome shotgun sequence genome encodes:
- the RPAIN gene encoding RPA-interacting protein, translating into MEAPPWPRQARYKGRAAPPWKEAYRLRCTERLRSSRAKLLERYRQAGGSPSGPALVREVMEQEWRTLQALSGTEPLPQMLEDPDELAVLEEIQEELILQEQLVMREYEQSLQFDEECLNAMLGGLDASDKIICPVCRKNNLTVRNRVVFCQCGLYISTQDMTEGKLRSLLENTVTEHSHRCFQNPEFTVTSGMEEEASLLMSCAVCDSWTIIL; encoded by the exons ATGGAGGCGCCGCCATGGCCGAGGCAAGCACGGTACAAGGGCCGGGCCGCGCCGCCCTGGAAGGAGGCCTACCGGCTG CGGTGCACGGAGAGGCTGAGGAGCAGCCGGGCGAAGCTGCTGGAGCGGTACCGGCAGGCCGGGGGGAGCCCGAGCGGCCCGGCGCTGGTGCgggaggtgatggagcaggAGTGGCGGACGCTGCAGGCCCTCAGCGGGACGGAGCCGCTGCCGCAG ATGCTAGAGGATCCCGatgagctggcagtgctggaggagaTCCAGGAAGAACTGATCTTGCAAG AGCAGCTGGTTATGAGAGAGTACGAGCAGAGCCTGCAGTTTGATGAGGAATGCCTCAACGCAATGCTGGGTGGCTTGGATGCCAGTGACAAGATCATCTGCCCAGTGTgtagaaa GAATAACCTGACTGTGAGAAATCGTGTGGTTTTTTGCCAGTGTGGGTTATACATCAGCACACAG GATATGACAGAAGGGAAGCTTAGGTCACTCCTAGAAAACACTGTAACAGAGCACAGCCACAGGTGCTTCCAGAACCCGGAGTTCACAGTCACCAGTGGAATGGAGGAAGAAGCCAGTCTCCTCATGAGCTGTGCG GTCTGTGACTCCTGGACGATTATCCTGTAA